Part of the Halalkalibacter krulwichiae genome is shown below.
CTCTTGAAGCAAGAGAGTTACTTAAAGTAAGTATTTTACAAAACTGTGAAGAAGATAAAGATGAAGTAGCTGAAAAGTTAGTTGCATTGACCGGTGCAGATCTCGTACAAGTTATTGGTCATACCATCGTCTTATATAAAGAATCAAGAGAAAATAAGCAACTTGTTTTACCGTCTTAATCGTTAGCAATATCTTTATAGGAGAGAATCATTTCAATTGATTCTCTTTTAAATTTAGATCTTATTAGACGAAAGGAGGAGGGAATTCGGTGAAAAAAGTCGGATTGTTTGGTGGTACTTTTAACCCGCCACATATTGGTCATTTATTGTTTGCTCAAGAAGCATTGGTGTCTTTTGAATTAGATGAAATTTGGTTTATACCAGTGAATGTACCTCCTCATAAAGAGAATAATGAACTAGCTTCTAATAATGACCGAGTCGATATGTTAATTAGTGCAACCAAACATAACGAACGTTTTCATGTATCCACGATTGAACTTGAAAGAGGAGGCCCCTCCTATACAATTGATACGATAAAGCAATTAAAGCAATTGTATAAAGAACATCAATTTTATTTCTTAATTGGTGGAGATATGGTGGAATATCTTCCTCATTGGCATAAAATAGATGAACTCCTTGATTTAATAACATTTATTGGGGTTCATAGACCTGGAAGTACGGTGAAAGCATCTCGTTATGCGGATCAAGTTCTTTTAATGGAGATGGTACAAGTTGGCTTTTCTTCATCCCTTATTCGGAAGCGAGTTCAAGAAGGGAAGCCGATAACGTTTATGGTTCCGTTTGAAGTGGAAGCATTGATGAAAGAGAGGTCATTATATGAACCAAGAACAAGCGTTGTTAAAGGTCAAACCCCACCTTACTGAACATCGTTACCAACATACGTTAGGCGTTGTAGAAGCTTCACTGGAACTTGCAGAGCGTTATGGAGCAAATAAACAGAAAGCGATGTTAGCAGCTGTCTTTCATGATTATGCGAAGTTCCGTGAAAAGGAAGAAATGAAACAGCTCGTTCTGGAAAAACTAGAAGATAAGACATTCCTGGATTATGGTGATGAGCTTCTTCATGCTCCATGTGGTGCCTATTATGTCGAACATGAGCAAGGAATTACGGATCAAGACATATTAAATGCCATTCGTTTTCATACGACAGGGCGTCCAGGCATGACTTTGTTGGAAAAAGTTGTTTTTCTTGCTGATTATATTGAACCTAATCGGCAATTTAAAGGAGTCGAAGACGTCAGGCAGATAGCCCGAGTAAATTTAGATGATGCCATTATTGAAGCGTTGAAAAATACAACTATCTTTTTAATGAAGCGAAATCAACCGGTTTTTCCAAAAACAATCGCAACGTATAATCAATTGATTCAAGATAAGAAAAAGGAGAAGTGATGTGTAGTGAATGAAACACCTATTTTAGAGTTGGCGGTTAAAGCTATAGATGATAAAAGAGCAGAAAATATTGTTGCATTGAATATGAAAGGTGTATCTTTAATTGCCGATTATTTTGTCATTTGTCATGGTAATTCAGACAAGCAAGTACAGGCGATTGCATATGAGCTTAAGAAGGTAGTACAGGAAAAAGGAATTGAAATTAAACGACTAGAAGGTTTTGATCAAGCACGTTGGGTACTTATTGATTTAGGTGATGTCGTTGTTCATGTGTTCCATAAAGATGAACGTGCTTATTATAATTTAGAAAAATTATGGGGAGATGCTCCTGTAGTCGAATTAGCAGGAGTTTTAGGTTAATGGAGCTTAAACCAGGCTATAGTGTTAATCTTGAAGTGGTTCGAAAGGCGAGTTTTGGTTACTTTGTTAGTGATGGCAAAACAGATGTCTTGCTTCATCAACGGGAAGCTCAGGAAGGCATAGAGATTGGTCAACGAGTTGAAGTATTTTTATATCATGACCATCAAGGTAGATTGGCAGCAACAATGGAAGAGCCTTTATTAAAAATAGGAGAAGTTGCTTGGTTAGAAGCTGTTGAAGTAAA
Proteins encoded:
- the yhbY gene encoding ribosome assembly RNA-binding protein YhbY; amino-acid sequence: MLTGKQKRFLRSKAHHLNPIFQVGKSGVNENMGLQIEEALEARELLKVSILQNCEEDKDEVAEKLVALTGADLVQVIGHTIVLYKESRENKQLVLPS
- a CDS encoding nicotinate-nucleotide adenylyltransferase; protein product: MKKVGLFGGTFNPPHIGHLLFAQEALVSFELDEIWFIPVNVPPHKENNELASNNDRVDMLISATKHNERFHVSTIELERGGPSYTIDTIKQLKQLYKEHQFYFLIGGDMVEYLPHWHKIDELLDLITFIGVHRPGSTVKASRYADQVLLMEMVQVGFSSSLIRKRVQEGKPITFMVPFEVEALMKERSLYEPRTSVVKGQTPPY
- the yqeK gene encoding bis(5'-nucleosyl)-tetraphosphatase (symmetrical) YqeK yields the protein MNQEQALLKVKPHLTEHRYQHTLGVVEASLELAERYGANKQKAMLAAVFHDYAKFREKEEMKQLVLEKLEDKTFLDYGDELLHAPCGAYYVEHEQGITDQDILNAIRFHTTGRPGMTLLEKVVFLADYIEPNRQFKGVEDVRQIARVNLDDAIIEALKNTTIFLMKRNQPVFPKTIATYNQLIQDKKKEK
- the rsfS gene encoding ribosome silencing factor → MNETPILELAVKAIDDKRAENIVALNMKGVSLIADYFVICHGNSDKQVQAIAYELKKVVQEKGIEIKRLEGFDQARWVLIDLGDVVVHVFHKDERAYYNLEKLWGDAPVVELAGVLG